CCGAATGGACCGATCTGCCCCCCGTTGACCGCAGCCGCCTGATGCAGACCGTGGCCAAGGTGGAGACGGTGCTGCGCAATTGCCTCAAACCCACCAAGGTGAACCTGGCCAGCCTGGGCAACGTGGTGCCGCACCTGCACTGGCACGTGATTGCGCGCTTTGACTGGGATGCCCGGTGGCCTGCACCTGTGTGGGCACCAAAACAAAGGCAGGTGCCCGACGCCGCACAGCGTCTGGCCCTGCCCTTGAAGGAACTGGATCAGCGCATTGCCTTCGCAGTGAAGGCCCGCTGACCTCGCTCACGCCGTGAGGCGATGGCTCACTTGTAGACGCCGCCGCACACCACGGTCTGCTCCAGTCGCTCGCAGTACATCGTCTTGGGCTCGATCTTCTTGGTGGTCGGGTTGGTGAACTTGTAGTCTTGCCAGAAATTGGGCTTGGCCTGGGCCAGCTCCACCCGTTCCTTGATGAACAGCTTGCCGTCGATGTCCTTGAGGTCGATCAGGTTCTTGCCGATCATCTTGCCATTGGCACCATGCGCGTGCACGGTGCCATCCAGGCCATAGACCACCAGGTACAGGTCGCGGTCACGCCAGGCGGCGTTGCCCTTGTCACTGAACTCGGCATACGCCGTGGCAGCCCCTGCGCTCTTGACGTGGGCCACGCCCTTCTTGACCATCGCCACGGCTTCGTCCTTGTTGGCGCCGCCATCGGCCATCGCGGCCGAACCACACAGGGCCAGCACCGCGCCCACACACACCGACTTGATCATCTTGCTCATTGCATTGCTCCATGCAGAAGTGGTGGTCTGCTCGCTGGAAAACGCAGCACAGACCTGGACATGAGACACCCGCCCAACGGGTGGTGCTCAATCGATCAGACACATGTCTGGACTCAACAACATGCTTTCAATGTCCAGCAGGATCACCATGCGCTCACCCACCTGTGCCAAACCACGGATGTAGGTGGCGTCGATGGCCGAGTTGAGGTCGGGCGCGTTGCGAACGGCCTCCACCGGAATTTCCATCACGTCGCTGACCGAATCCACCACCGTGCCCACCGTGCGGTTGCCGATGTGCAAGACGATGGAGACGGTGAAATCGTTGTACTCGGCAGACTCGCAACCAAACCGCAAGCGCAGGTCCACGATGGGCACGATGGTGCCTCGCAGGTTGACCACCCCTTTGAGGAAATGCGGCGCGTTGGCGATGCGGGTGGGGTTTTCGTACCCACGGATCTCTTGCACCTTGAGGATGTCGATGCCGTACTCTTCGTTGCCCAGACGGAAGGTGAGGTACTCCCTCGCCAGCTCGGTCTGAACGTCCAGTTTTTCCATCATGCCCATGATTCTTCGCTCCAGTGGTGGATGGCAGGTTCAGTGACGCGACCGGCGCACCAGGCTGCCCACATCCAGAATCAGCGCCACACGGCCATCGCCCATGATCGTGGCGCCAGACACATCGTTGACCTTGCGGTAATTGCTCTCGAGGTTCTTCACGACCACCTGCTGTTGCCCCAGCAGTTCATCAACGAGCAGGGCCACACGCCCACTCTCGGCCTCGACCACCACCATGATCCCGCTGTTGTGCTCCCAGTCAAACCGGGGCACATTGAACACCTTCTCCAGCTCGATGACGGGCATGTACTCATCCCGCACTTCGACCACGCGGCCAGAGCCGCCCACGGTCTTGATCATTTCGGTCGTGACCTGGAACGACTCGACCACCGACGACAAGGGCAGGATGTAGACCTCTTCGCCCACGCCCACGCTCATGCCATCCATGATGGCCAGGGTCAGGGGCAGGCGAACCGCCACCCGCATGCCATAGCCTTCGGCCGAATCGATCTCGACCGTTCCACCCAGCGAGGTGATGTTCTTCTTGACCACGTCCATGCCCACGCCGCGGCCAGACACATCGGTCACTTCTTCGGCGGTCGAGAAGCCTGGCGCGAAGATCAGGTTCCAGACCTCCTGATCAGTCAGGGTGTCGGGTGCGTCAATGCCCTTCTCTCGGGCCTTCCTGAGCAGCTTCTCACGAGACAAGCCTTTGCCGTCATCGCGCACCTCAATGACGATGGAGCCACCTTGGTGCGATGCCGCCAGGGTGATGGTGCCGACCTCGGGCTTGCCGGCAGCGATCCGATCTGAAGGCATTTCGATGCCGTGATCACAGCTGTTGCGCACCAGGTGGGTCAGCGGATCAGTGATCTTTTCGACCAGGCCTTTGTCCAACTCGGTGGCTTCACCCAGGGTGACAAGTTCCACCTTCTTGCCCAGCTTGTTGGCCAGGTCGCGCAGCATGCGCGGGAAGCGGCTGAACACCGTCGACATCGGAATCATCCGGATCGACATCACCGCCTCCTGGAGGTCGCGGGTGTTGCGGTCCAGATCGGTCAACCCTGACACCAGTTGCTGGTACAGCACCGGATCCAGTCCACGGCTGTTTTGGGCCAGCATGGCCTGCGTGATGACCAGTTCGCCCACCAGGTTGATGAGCTGGTCCACCTTCTCGACGGACACCCGGATGGTCGAGGCTTCCAGACCTGCAGCGGCAGGCTTGTCCGCCTTGGGCGCCACGGGCTTGGCCACCGGCACCGGTTTGGGGGCGCTGACGGTCTCGGTCACGGCGGCCGGCTGCGCCGTCGGCGCCTGCGGCGCGCCAGGCGCATCGTCAAAGAAGCCGTAGCCCTTGGGCTCGGGCGCCGCTGCAGCGGCAGGCGGCGTGGCGGCTGCGTCGTTGAAGAAGCCGTAGCCAGGATCTTTGGCGGGCTCTGTGGCCCCGGTCTCGCCTTCCATGGCCACGAAGCTCACTTGCTCACGTGCGACATGGAAAGTAAACAGGTCCATCAGCTCGGACTCGTCCGTGCTGGTGCTGACCTTGAACCGGCGAACGCCCGCCAGCGACGCCATGTCGGGCAGGGCTTCGATCGTGCCCAGGTCGGCGATTTCCTTGAACAGATCAACCAGGTTGTCGGCCTGCGCAGGATCGTTCAACGGGCCCACACGCAGCTCCACCGTGCGCTTGCCGGACTTGGGTGCGCAGGCCATGCTGGCGGTGGCAACAACCGGTACAGCGACCGGTGTGGTGGCCGCTGTGTTGGCCGGGGCGGTGGCTGCCGTGACCGGCGTCACCGGCGCCTGCCCATCAGACATGGCCCGGATGTTGAACAACAGCTCGGTGGTGTCGACCACCTCGCCGCCGGCGCCCTGGTGGCGCGCCAGCATGGCCTTGAGCGCATCGCCGGACTGCAGCAGCACATCCACCATGGGCGCGGTCGGCGTCAACTCGTGGCGGCGCAGCTTGTCCAGCAGCGTCTCCATCTGGTGGGTCAGCTCGGCCACATCCGAGAAACCAAAAGTGGCCGCCCCCCCCTTGATGGAGTGCGCACACCGGAAGATGGCGTTGAGCTCTTCGTCGTCAGCCGCCTCGATGTCCAGTTCGAGCAGCAACTGCTCCATGTTTTGAAGGTTCTCACCCGCCTCTTCAAAGAAGACCTGGTAGAACTGGCTGAGGTCTATGCCGGCTGCGGCGCTGGCGTCGGTGCTGGTCTCTGCCATGAGAGGCTCCTGATCGTGGTGGTTCGCTCAAACGGGGAAGGCTGTGAGAAAGGCGGTGAAGCGGGCCCTGGGCCTCAGCGAATCACCTTCTGGATCACTTCAATGAGCTTGTTGGGATCAAAGGGCTTGACCAGCCACCCCGTGGCGCCGGCCGCGCGTCCCGCCTGCTTCATCTGGTCACTGGACTCGGTGGTCAGGATGAGGATCGGCGTGCTCTTGAACTGGGGGCTCTCGCGCAGCTTCTTGGTCAGGCTGATGCCGTCCATGCGCGGCATGTTCTGGTCGGTCAGCACCAGGTCGAAGCTGCGGCTGCCGGCCTTCTCCCAGGCATCCTGCCCGTCCACGGCTTCAACGACGTTGTAGCCGGCGCTTTTCAGCGTGAAGGAGACCATTTGACGCATGGATGCGGAATCGTCAACAGCGAGGATCGAGTGCATGTCGCTCTCCGGGGCTTCAATGAGGTGCAGGTGTCGGACTGGTTTTCGGCAGATGGGATGGAATCTTTAAAACAGCTCGACAGAGCCGGCATCCATCTCATCTTGAGTGACGGGGTTGGGCTTCAGCGGGCCCTCATCCACCACGGCAGCGCCATCGGGATCGTCGTCCCCCAGGGCGTCTCTGGCAATCTGGTCTGCGCAACTGCGCAAGCGTTGGTTGGTGTGGGCGATCAACTGGGTGGCCATGTCCTGGAACTGCAAGGCCGTGACGGTCTTGAACAGCTCCTGACGCACCGCCATCAGGCTGGGGGTGATCGTGTGGCCCTGGTCTATCACCTCGCCCAGGGCGCCCGCCGAGGTGTGGAACCCATCCATCAGGGCCACGCAGGCATCGTCCAGCAAACGCTGAAGACGCTCCAGATCATTGGTGGCGGTCATCAAGTGGTCCTGAAGCTCCGCCGCAAGCAGCAGGGAGAGCTCTGGCGGCGGCGGTGAATCGACGATTTCGTCGTGGCTCATCTTGACTCCACTCAAGCGGTTCTGTTGAATCGGGTCGGCACAACGCCTCGCCAGATCACAGGGTTGGTTTCGGCACACCGAGAGAATTCCTTAATACTTCCCGCCCCGGTCAGGTGTCGAATCAGCACTTGTTAGAATTTTTTCCACTTTCACCAGCTTCTGGTTGGTGATGACGCGGTAAAACTTGGCGTAAATCGCCAGATTGAAAGCTCACACGTGTCGCAGCCCTCTGCCTCTGCCCCCCTTCACAGCCAGCCATCGGCGTCGAGTCATGGGGTTCGATTGCGGGTGCTGCACCTCGAAGACAACGAGGAAGACCACGAACTGGTCGCCATTCACCTGCACCGTGGCGGCATCCGTGCCGACATCCAGCGGGTGGACACCGAGGCGGCGTTCGCCGACGCGCTTCAGCAGGAATGGGATCTGATCCTGTCCGACTACAACCTGCCGGGCTACTCGGGCCTGGCTGCCCTGGACAAGGTGCGCGCCATGGGCAAGCTGGTGCCTTTCATCCTGGTCTCTGGCGAGATCGGCGAAGACATCGCCGTGCAAGCCATGCGCAACGGCGCCAACGACTACCTGCTCAAAAGCAACCTGGCCCGCCTGGCCCCCGCCGCCCTGCTGGCCATCGAAGCCAACCGCACCCGCATCGCCAAACAGCGGGCCGACCACGCCCTGAGCCGCTCACGCCAGCAATTGCGTGAATTGGCGCAACACCTGCAAACCAGCATCGAGCAAGAGCGGGCCGCCATCGCCCGTGAAATCCACGACGACGTGGGCGGCGCACTCACCGCCGTCAAGTTCGACTTGGCGTGGATCGCACGCCACGCGGGCTCACCCCAGATCGCCGAGCGGGTGCAACAGGCCCTGGAGGCCGTGAACCACGCCCACGAAGCCAGCCAGCGCATCATGCACAACCTGCGCCCGGCCATCCTGGAGCAGGGCCTGGTGGCCGCGCTGCAGTGGATGACCGACCGCTTTGCCAAGCGCACAGGCCTGCAGGTGGCCTTCCGCACCAGCCAGGAAAAGATCGTATTGCCACCGGGCGTGCCCCTGGTGGCCTACCGTTTTGCGCAAGAGGCGCTGACCAATGTGTCCAAACACGCCCAGGCCAGCCGCGTCAGCGTGGACGTGACGCAGGCCGGCGGGGTGTTGTCCATCGAAGTGACCGACAATGGCCGAGGACTGAGCACCGAAGATCTGGCCAAGGCCCGATCGTTTGGCATCCGGGGCCTGCACGAACGGGCCGAGACCGTGGGGGGCTGGGTGGACATTTCCAGCAACCCGCATGGGACAACCCTGATCTTGTCAGTGCCCTTGTCCGGCCCTGAAAATGGTTTCATCGACCGGCTTCTGCCCGACCTGGACGCCGAGCCCACGCAAGACGACGACCGAGACGACCCCACCGCCTGGGGCAAACTATGATCCAAGTGATGTTGTGTGACGACCACGCGCTGATTCGGCGTGGCATTCGAGACACCCTGGCCGACGCCGACGACATCGAGGTGGTGGGCGAAGCTGGCGACTACGGCGAGCTGCGCACCCTGATGCGCGACAAACGCTGCGACGTGCTGGTGCTGGACATCAACCTGCCGGGCCGCAGCGGCCTGGACGTGCTGCACGTGCTCAAGGAAGAAGGCAACCCGGTGAAGGTGCTGGTGGTGTCGATGTACCCCGAAGACCAGTACGCCATGCGGGCCCTGAAGGCCGGCGCCAGCGGCTACCTGAACAAGGGCAGCGACGCCGCCCAGATCGTGCAGGCGGTGCGCACCGTGTCTCAGGGCAAGAAGTACGTCACGCCCGAGATGGCGCAGATGCTGGTGGACAACCTGACCGCCCCCGCGCCCGAAGAGGCGCACCAGAAGCTGTCAGACCGCGAGCTGCAAACGCTCGTGATGATTGCGTCAGGCAAGCGCCTGTCGGACATCGCCGAGCAATTGCTGCTCAGCCCCAAAACGGTCAGCGTCTACCGCGCCCGGGTGCTGGAGAAGCTGGGCTTGAGCAACAACTCCGAGCTGACGGTGTACGCCATCCGTAATGGCTTGGTGTAAGGCTCACTCTTCCAGCAACGAACGCAGCATCCACGCGGTCTTCTCGTGGATGTCCAGGCGCTGGGTGAGCAGGTCGGCCGTGGGCTCGTCCGAGGCCTCGTCCACCAGGGGGTACAGCGAGCGGGCCGTGCGGGCCACAGCTTCATGCCCTGCCACCAGGATGCGGATCATCTCTTTCGCCTTGGGCGGCTGGGTGGGCGCATCGGCCACGGTCGAGGCCTTGACGTAGTCGGCGAACGAACCCATGGCGGGATAGCCCAGTGCACGGACGCGCTCGGCGATCGGGTCCACCGCATTCCACAGCTCGGTGTACTGGTCCATGAACATGGTGTGCAGGGAGTTGAACATCGGGCCCGTCACGTTCCAGTGGAAGTTGTGGGTGGTCAGGTACAAGGTGAAGGTGTCGGCCAACAAACCATTCAGGCCCTTGGCGATGGCCTCACGGTGTTTGGCCGACATGCCGATGTCGATGGGCATGCCTTTGGCGGCCAGCGCCTTGGTGGCTGTCTTGGGGGCTGCAGTCTTGGTGGTCTTTTTGTCGGCTTTGGTCATGAGGCGCACTCCTGATGCGTGGGTGTGTCATTCGGTACAAGCACTGTACCCCCATTGACATGGCCCAGTGATGACGGGCGATGAATCCTGACGATCACAGTCTTCCATCCATTCCATGGGCATCAGGTCTCATTCGATCGGCGTGAGCTTGGCCACGCTCAACATCAGCCACTTGGTGCCATGCCGGCCGAAGTTGACCTGCACCCGAGCATCGTTGCCCGAGCCTTCCAGCGTCAGCACCAGGCCTTCGCCAAACTTGTTGTGGAACACGCTTTGGCCCACCCGCAGGCCGGCCTCGCTTCGAGACTCGCTCATGGCCTTGGGCAGGGGCGCGGTCAGGTCCTTGAAGGCGTCTTCAGCACGGGCGCCGCCACGCCAGGCGGGCGCGGTGCGGCCACTGCCCTGGCCACCACCATAGCCCCCCGAACGATAAGGCTGCGCCCCCGCCCCCACCATCGAGCCCATGCCGCGCCCGCTGGCCCAGGCATCCTGGTAGGCGCCCGCAAAGCCCGACCCAAAGGCCTGGTTGCGCGGGGTCAGCCACTTCAAGGCCTCTTCGGGCAGTTCGTCCAGGAAGCGGCTCTTGATGTGGTACCGCGTCTGGCCGTGCAGCATGCGCGTTTGGCTGAACGTCAGGTACAGGCGCTGGCGTGCGCGGGTGATGGCCACGTACATCAGCCGGCGCTCTTCTTCCAGGCCATCGGCGTCGCTCATGGCGTTCTCGTGCGGAAAGAGCCCCTCTTCCAGCCCGGTCAAGAACACATTGATGAACTCCAGGCCCTTGGCCGCGTGGATGGTCATCAGCTGCACGGCGTCCTGCCCGGCCTGGGCCTGGTTGTCGCCCGCCTCCAGCGAGGCGTGGGTCAAGAAGGCCAGCAGCGGCGAGATGATCTCGCCCGTCTCGGCATCGGGCAGCACGTCCACCGTGGCCACGGCCGCCGGCAGGCCGGGCGCCAGGCTGCCCACAGGCGTGTCGTCGGCTGGCAGGGCCACGGCGTCCTTGCCAAAGCCTTCTTGGGTCACGAAGGCCTCGGCCGCGTTCACCAGTTCGGCCAGGTTCTCCACCCGCTCCTGCCCGTCTTTCTCGTTGCGGTAGAAGTCGGCCAGGCCGGAGGTCTCCACCACGTGCTCGATG
This genomic window from Aquabacterium sp. A3 contains:
- a CDS encoding HIT family protein codes for the protein MTAHAACELCEHDGGTLVFRDEVLRVIRATGDEQSADHPAFYRVIWNAHVAEWTDLPPVDRSRLMQTVAKVETVLRNCLKPTKVNLASLGNVVPHLHWHVIARFDWDARWPAPVWAPKQRQVPDAAQRLALPLKELDQRIAFAVKAR
- a CDS encoding cache domain-containing protein, which translates into the protein MSKMIKSVCVGAVLALCGSAAMADGGANKDEAVAMVKKGVAHVKSAGAATAYAEFSDKGNAAWRDRDLYLVVYGLDGTVHAHGANGKMIGKNLIDLKDIDGKLFIKERVELAQAKPNFWQDYKFTNPTTKKIEPKTMYCERLEQTVVCGGVYK
- a CDS encoding chemotaxis protein CheW, whose protein sequence is MGMMEKLDVQTELAREYLTFRLGNEEYGIDILKVQEIRGYENPTRIANAPHFLKGVVNLRGTIVPIVDLRLRFGCESAEYNDFTVSIVLHIGNRTVGTVVDSVSDVMEIPVEAVRNAPDLNSAIDATYIRGLAQVGERMVILLDIESMLLSPDMCLID
- a CDS encoding chemotaxis protein CheA, with protein sequence MAETSTDASAAAGIDLSQFYQVFFEEAGENLQNMEQLLLELDIEAADDEELNAIFRCAHSIKGGAATFGFSDVAELTHQMETLLDKLRRHELTPTAPMVDVLLQSGDALKAMLARHQGAGGEVVDTTELLFNIRAMSDGQAPVTPVTAATAPANTAATTPVAVPVVATASMACAPKSGKRTVELRVGPLNDPAQADNLVDLFKEIADLGTIEALPDMASLAGVRRFKVSTSTDESELMDLFTFHVAREQVSFVAMEGETGATEPAKDPGYGFFNDAAATPPAAAAAPEPKGYGFFDDAPGAPQAPTAQPAAVTETVSAPKPVPVAKPVAPKADKPAAAGLEASTIRVSVEKVDQLINLVGELVITQAMLAQNSRGLDPVLYQQLVSGLTDLDRNTRDLQEAVMSIRMIPMSTVFSRFPRMLRDLANKLGKKVELVTLGEATELDKGLVEKITDPLTHLVRNSCDHGIEMPSDRIAAGKPEVGTITLAASHQGGSIVIEVRDDGKGLSREKLLRKAREKGIDAPDTLTDQEVWNLIFAPGFSTAEEVTDVSGRGVGMDVVKKNITSLGGTVEIDSAEGYGMRVAVRLPLTLAIMDGMSVGVGEEVYILPLSSVVESFQVTTEMIKTVGGSGRVVEVRDEYMPVIELEKVFNVPRFDWEHNSGIMVVVEAESGRVALLVDELLGQQQVVVKNLESNYRKVNDVSGATIMGDGRVALILDVGSLVRRSRH
- a CDS encoding response regulator; this translates as MHSILAVDDSASMRQMVSFTLKSAGYNVVEAVDGQDAWEKAGSRSFDLVLTDQNMPRMDGISLTKKLRESPQFKSTPILILTTESSDQMKQAGRAAGATGWLVKPFDPNKLIEVIQKVIR
- a CDS encoding ATP-binding response regulator codes for the protein MSQPSASAPLHSQPSASSHGVRLRVLHLEDNEEDHELVAIHLHRGGIRADIQRVDTEAAFADALQQEWDLILSDYNLPGYSGLAALDKVRAMGKLVPFILVSGEIGEDIAVQAMRNGANDYLLKSNLARLAPAALLAIEANRTRIAKQRADHALSRSRQQLRELAQHLQTSIEQERAAIAREIHDDVGGALTAVKFDLAWIARHAGSPQIAERVQQALEAVNHAHEASQRIMHNLRPAILEQGLVAALQWMTDRFAKRTGLQVAFRTSQEKIVLPPGVPLVAYRFAQEALTNVSKHAQASRVSVDVTQAGGVLSIEVTDNGRGLSTEDLAKARSFGIRGLHERAETVGGWVDISSNPHGTTLILSVPLSGPENGFIDRLLPDLDAEPTQDDDRDDPTAWGKL
- a CDS encoding response regulator transcription factor, translating into MIQVMLCDDHALIRRGIRDTLADADDIEVVGEAGDYGELRTLMRDKRCDVLVLDINLPGRSGLDVLHVLKEEGNPVKVLVVSMYPEDQYAMRALKAGASGYLNKGSDAAQIVQAVRTVSQGKKYVTPEMAQMLVDNLTAPAPEEAHQKLSDRELQTLVMIASGKRLSDIAEQLLLSPKTVSVYRARVLEKLGLSNNSELTVYAIRNGLV
- a CDS encoding Dps family protein — encoded protein: MTKADKKTTKTAAPKTATKALAAKGMPIDIGMSAKHREAIAKGLNGLLADTFTLYLTTHNFHWNVTGPMFNSLHTMFMDQYTELWNAVDPIAERVRALGYPAMGSFADYVKASTVADAPTQPPKAKEMIRILVAGHEAVARTARSLYPLVDEASDEPTADLLTQRLDIHEKTAWMLRSLLEE